The Heptranchias perlo isolate sHepPer1 unplaced genomic scaffold, sHepPer1.hap1 HAP1_SCAFFOLD_134, whole genome shotgun sequence DNA segment AGCCTCTGATATCAACACGTATCGAGATGTGATTAACGTTGATTGAGAACAAAGCAAATTCTAACATTGTAAATTCTaacaactgccagaatgaacatggttcagtcctggatgtgattaacagcagcaataacagcagaatccaaccgccTGCAGTCActggtgaactcgctggtgtctcagcaggtgcgacgaccgagtgaatcccttcccgcacacggagcaggtgaatggcctctccccggcgtgaactcgctggtgtctcagcaggtggaatgaacgagtgaatccctcccgacacacggagcaggtgaacggcctctccccggtgtgaactcgctggtgtgtcagcaggtgggatgactgagtgaatcccttcccacacagggagcaggtgaacggcctctccccggtgtgaactcgctggtgtctcagcagggtggatgaacgagcgaatcccttcccacacagggagcaggtgaacggcctctccccggtgtgactgcgtcgatgagtttccacctcagacggggaattgaatcccttcccacagtccccacatttccacggtttctccatggtccgggtgtccttgtgtctctccaggttggacgatcagttgaagcctcgtccacacacagaacacgtggacggtttctccccgttgtgaacggtgcgatgttttttcaggctgtgtaactggttaaagctctttccacactcagtgcactggaacactctcactcgggtgtgtgtgtctcggtgattttccactcacactgatgtttgaaatcttttcccacagacacaacagacaaacatttctccttccacattcaaaaaaATGAAGCCTTGAATCTGTGTTGGGAAATACAATGACACAAACATGATTCAATTTgtaaattaaaccatttaaaatcaaataaaatgaattttattcctttctctaAGTGATGTCTGGGCTGAGAATGAATGTTTGCGCCCGGTTACGCAGTGTGTCACTGGTTCTCCGCTCCAAATGCACCTCTTTCGGCTCACGGTATCATTTACACCTTGCGTTTCTGAACCCCATCTCAGAAATATCAGCAATTGGTGATTACAATGGCGGGCAATCATACCCAGAATGCTCCACACACTAGAATATGGcctatgtcagctgtggctcagtgggtctcactCTCCCTGAGTCagaagcacaaaatctgggctgacacttcagtgcagaactgagggagggtcacactgtcggagggtcagtactaagggagcgtcacactgtcggagggtcagtgctgagggagggtcacactgtcggagggtcagtgctgagggagcgccgcgctgtcggagggtcagtgctgagggagcgtcgcactgtcggagggtcggtactgatggAGCGTTGCACAGTCTGTGCGCGGTCCGCATCAATGGCTGCCTCAATACCCACAATGCCCAGCGCgccagaaaccgctctatccgtCGCGATAGTTTCAGCGCGCATGcgcctattccccctcccccaccacacatACCACGTGGGCGGGGACCCGCAGTGCATCCTGGGCTGGGCTCCAGCCGCTTGTGGAGAGTCCGGCGGCCGGAGCGAGTGAGGAGAATCACCGGGGCCCCGGGGTGCGGGCGGAGGAGGAGCGAGGGCCCGAGACTGTTTGATGTGTTCCGGCCCTCAGTTGTTTATGAAGCCTGCACCGATCCgcgctctctcccctttcccgggCACGGCCATTCCGGGCCTTCGGCCCGCACTCGGCCGCCGCGCCGCTCCGCTCCGACCTCTCGAAGCTTCTCTTACCACGGCCCGCACCGCGCATGCTCGGGACGGAGACCCCTCCTCCAGACTGCGCCTGCGCGCTCGCCTCCCGTCAGACCGATAGGGCGCTTTCTACGGCGCGGGGGTTTCTGGGTAAGGATGACCGCCATGGAAACGAATTGAAGCGCCGCACGCCCGGGATGGGAGCAAAGTCTGTCCTTTTTCACCGTCGCAGCGGGAAATCTCCAATACAGGTTATCGAATTGAAGCAGGTACTGGTTGTACTTTCATATTCTGATTATATTTCAGGGAGTGAGTGCTCAATCTATGGGCACAGGCTGCCGAGGGAGACGGTGGGAGCAGTTAGTATATAAAGCATTCAAATCAAATTAGATAAAATTTCTTTCAgtaatgggcaattagggatgggtaacaaatgccggccttgacagcgacgcccacttcccatggacgaataaaaaaaaataactgaggatacagtgtgtgagtaatTTAAGACTTGACCTGTGGTGAGTGCAGCATTGCTtctgaggaacaggtgactttgggcctgtggttcccaatgctctccaccactgggggttttcctcacctcatgtttgggtctgttggagacaaattgataagagattgattgttatgattagtcaacaactccattatcaattcttttttattcattcatggggtgtgggcgttgctggtgaggccggcatttattgcccatccctaattgccccttgagaaggtggtggtgagtcgccttcttgaactgctgcagtccctgtggtgaaggttctcccacagtgctgtttggaagggagttcccggattttgacccagcgacgatgaaggaacggccgatatatttccaagtcgggagggtgtgtgacttggagaggaacgtgcagatggtgttgttcccatgtacctgctgcccttgtccttctaggtggtagaggtcgtggttttgggaggtgctgtcgaagaagccttggcaagttgctgcagtgcatcctgtggatggtacacactgcagccacagtgcgccggtggtgaagggagtgaatgtttagggtggtggatggggtgccaatcaagcgggctgctttgtgtcttgcgactaccaggatggtagaagacgaACTAGATGAACCTTGGTCCTTTTTGGTCCAtcaattcctctgttcctattttctaattCTTTCCCAAGCAGATTGAGGCCTGTGATTCTGAGGTATACATTCATCACGTGTCTTTTAGTGAAACAAAGACAGATCCTGCTGGAAACATtcggcctccattttagcacccgctatcgggtgcgttcctgccggggggggggggctccgaaaatcggggaatcccggagcgggtcgggagcccggctccaacccgcccacttccggattccccacagacgcgccgacgtgcgcgcgcagcccccgcatgtgggactcccgcaggcaattaaagccagcggggggccacttgagagtatttaccgaggtatttcaggtcattaacagacctgattaagggaatatgtcaggaggggtgggattttagaaacaactgggactgtttcccagactgggggaaacactcccagttgaaatggacgtgttgcagctatcagcctgtggcagctgcaaaggtccatttgtcaggtggcggggggagaccctcactcattgcaggaggccactctatcacttgggacaaagtttggcctccaccaccctcctcctgacaatcaaattcaccaacttgcacacttaccccggggtccagagacatgtacctaccttgtggaccccctcagatgtacatcttcaggatgggggccgctgtagctgcagtcatgacctcctcggagggcgaacaccatcaccagcctcgccggccaagccgtccacctctgacacgtggagctccacaacacagtgttgtga contains these protein-coding regions:
- the LOC137308603 gene encoding zinc finger protein 239-like → MEKPWKCGDCGKGFNSPSEVETHRRSHTGERPFTCSLCGKGFARSSTLLRHQRVHTGERPFTCSLCGKGFTQSSHLLTHQRVHTGERPFTCSVCREGFTRSFHLLRHQRVHAGERPFTCSVCGKGFTRSSHLLRHQRVHQ